In bacterium 336/3, the following proteins share a genomic window:
- a CDS encoding 16S rRNA methyltransferase: MVKPKKSLGQHFLKDLNIAENIAKLLEIDSSNTDVLEIGPGTGVLTKFVLDSYTNSYVIEIDTESVEYLKKNFPILSDNQRIIEGDFLEYDLGKKFKNNLAIIGNFPYNISSQIFFKILQHKNQVSQVVCMLQKEVAVRIASKEGNKDYGILSVLLQAYYDIAYHFTVDEHVFLPPPKVKSGVITLKRNSVEKLDCDEKLFFRVVKAGFNQRRKMLRNALKEFIKTEEFKSESILDKRAEQLSVESFILLTQKIQAQELNKS, translated from the coding sequence ATGGTAAAACCTAAAAAAAGCTTAGGTCAGCATTTCTTAAAAGACCTAAATATCGCAGAAAACATAGCCAAACTACTTGAGATAGACTCTTCTAATACTGATGTCCTCGAAATAGGACCAGGTACTGGAGTACTGACGAAATTTGTACTAGATTCATATACAAATAGTTATGTAATTGAGATTGATACAGAATCTGTTGAATATTTAAAAAAGAATTTTCCAATACTATCTGATAATCAAAGAATTATAGAAGGAGACTTTTTAGAATATGACTTAGGAAAAAAATTTAAAAATAATTTAGCCATCATTGGAAATTTCCCTTACAATATTTCTTCTCAAATTTTCTTTAAAATCTTACAACATAAAAACCAAGTAAGCCAAGTGGTCTGTATGTTACAAAAAGAGGTAGCTGTTCGAATAGCTTCTAAAGAAGGTAACAAGGATTATGGCATACTAAGTGTTTTATTACAAGCTTATTACGATATTGCTTACCATTTTACAGTAGATGAGCATGTTTTTTTGCCACCACCCAAAGTAAAGTCTGGAGTTATTACATTAAAACGTAATTCTGTAGAAAAATTGGATTGTGATGAAAAATTATTTTTTAGAGTGGTCAAAGCTGGCTTCAACCAAAGACGTAAAATGCTTAGAAATGCTCTGAAAGAATTTATTAAAACTGAAGAATTTAAGTCTGAATCAATACTAGATAAAAGAGCAGAACAGCTTTCAGTTGAATCCTTTATTTTGCTTACTCAAAAAATTCAGGCTCAAGAATTGAATAAATCTTGA
- a CDS encoding TetR family transcriptional regulator yields MTATIRMTINEKIYVRDPEQTALGRKIINFGILLIDEMGFEAFTFKKLADKIDSTEASIYRYFENKHNFLVYLVNWYWNWLEFQIDYQSNNIIDIRKKINIAIKTISEVSFVESSLGSVDKKALHRIVVMESPKAYHTKGVDAENKEGFFKSYKSLCKKIAEMIKELHPNHPYPFALSSTILEASHLQVHFAKHLPSLTEIRIEKEDYNPLIKYLEFLVFEK; encoded by the coding sequence ATGACAGCTACCATCCGAATGACAATCAACGAAAAAATCTATGTGAGAGATCCTGAACAAACTGCTCTCGGGCGTAAAATTATTAATTTTGGAATTTTACTGATTGATGAAATGGGTTTTGAAGCATTTACATTTAAAAAGTTAGCAGATAAAATAGATTCAACGGAAGCCTCAATATATCGATATTTTGAGAATAAGCATAATTTTTTAGTATATCTTGTAAATTGGTATTGGAATTGGCTTGAATTTCAGATTGATTATCAAAGCAATAATATCATAGATATAAGAAAGAAAATAAATATTGCTATCAAAACTATTAGCGAAGTATCTTTTGTAGAAAGTTCACTAGGTAGTGTAGACAAAAAAGCTTTGCACAGAATAGTGGTCATGGAATCTCCGAAAGCATATCACACCAAAGGAGTAGATGCTGAAAATAAAGAAGGCTTTTTTAAAAGCTATAAATCTTTATGCAAAAAAATAGCAGAGATGATAAAGGAATTACACCCTAATCATCCTTATCCTTTTGCATTGAGCAGTACTATATTAGAAGCATCACATCTTCAAGTTCACTTTGCCAAACATCTTCCTTCTCTTACAGAAATAAGAATTGAGAAAGAAGATTATAATCCTCTTATAAAGTATTTAGAATTCTTGGTATTTGAAAAATAA
- a CDS encoding Fur family transcriptional regulator produces MKPEIEHILKDHKLRNTDCRYDVLDIFLTQKFALSHADLEHSLANKFDRVTVYRTLKTFLEKGIIHKVLNDEGTPKYAICSSHCEVHQHHHNHVHFKCDTCGHTQCLDDIAIPTISLPNGFKAKEFNLLIQGLCQTCQVAL; encoded by the coding sequence ATGAAACCCGAAATAGAACATATCTTAAAAGACCATAAATTACGTAATACAGATTGTAGATATGATGTGTTAGATATTTTTCTTACACAAAAGTTTGCTCTTTCTCATGCTGATTTGGAGCATTCTTTAGCAAATAAATTTGATAGAGTTACTGTGTACAGAACGCTCAAAACCTTTTTGGAAAAAGGTATTATTCATAAAGTATTGAATGATGAGGGTACTCCTAAATATGCTATCTGTTCTTCACACTGTGAAGTTCATCAACACCACCATAATCATGTACACTTTAAGTGTGATACTTGTGGACATACTCAATGTCTTGATGACATAGCCATTCCAACTATTTCGTTACCCAATGGTTTTAAAGCCAAAGAGTTCAATTTATTGATTCAAGGTTTGTGCCAGACCTGCCAAGTAGCATTATAA